In Variovorax paradoxus, a single genomic region encodes these proteins:
- a CDS encoding CPBP family intramembrane glutamic endopeptidase yields the protein MPSPKSTAFPSAAQAALLFLALCLCEIVVGAALRDANRWLGLNGMQIGVLSAVLGNGCVFAAVMHAQQLTWRDLFHQSRASARVTLLLVVPPVLLLVPALLLTITSAFNLLVRIAPLSAWEEAMFSRMADGSVAAVLAVCVVAPLLEEMLFRGIVLRGFLQRYPRWQAIFLSALLFGAAHMNIYQFVVGFVMGTVLAWLYERTRSLIPCIALHAAYNSATLLFADWLDAASPARLLWVALLALTAAVCGTLVLRLMLVARPARRTSA from the coding sequence ATGCCCTCCCCGAAAAGCACCGCCTTCCCCTCGGCGGCGCAAGCCGCGCTGCTGTTCCTGGCGCTGTGCCTGTGCGAGATCGTCGTGGGCGCGGCGCTGCGCGACGCCAACCGGTGGCTGGGCCTGAACGGCATGCAGATCGGCGTGCTCTCCGCCGTGCTGGGCAACGGCTGCGTGTTCGCGGCGGTGATGCATGCGCAGCAGCTCACATGGCGCGATCTGTTCCACCAATCGCGCGCGTCCGCCCGCGTCACGCTGCTGCTGGTGGTGCCGCCGGTGCTGCTGCTGGTGCCCGCGCTGCTGCTGACCATCACCTCCGCGTTCAATTTGCTGGTGCGCATCGCGCCCCTGTCGGCGTGGGAAGAAGCCATGTTCAGCCGCATGGCCGACGGCAGCGTGGCGGCCGTGCTGGCGGTGTGCGTGGTCGCGCCGCTACTGGAAGAAATGCTGTTCCGCGGCATCGTGCTGCGCGGCTTCCTGCAGCGCTATCCGCGCTGGCAGGCCATCTTTCTTTCGGCCCTGCTGTTCGGTGCGGCGCACATGAACATCTACCAGTTCGTGGTCGGCTTCGTCATGGGCACGGTGCTGGCGTGGCTCTACGAACGCACGCGCTCGCTCATTCCCTGCATTGCGCTGCATGCCGCGTACAACAGCGCCACGCTGCTGTTCGCGGACTGGCTCGACGCCGCGTCGCCCGCGCGCCTGCTGTGGGTTGCGCTGCTGGCGCTGACGGCCGCCGTGTGCGGCACACTGGTGCTGCGGCTGATGCTGGTGGCCAGGCCGGCGCGGCGCACCTCGGCCTGA
- a CDS encoding TerC family protein, with amino-acid sequence MIVELLTDPAAWIGLLTLVVLEIVLGIDNLIFIAILAEKLPPHLRDRARRLGLGLALFMRLGLLSVVSWLVTLTTPLFTVFGQGFSGRDLILLIGGLFLLFKATSELHERLEGVTHTASGSTAYASFGLVVTQIVVLDAVFSLDAVITAVGMVDHLPVMMAAVIISIGIMLWASKPLTRFVNAHPTVVVLCLSFLLMIGLSLVAEGLGFHIPKGYLYGAIGFSVMIETLNQWAKRNALKHEARRPLRDRTAESILRLLGGRGPGEPVPAGATADGEAPLPEPAFAIEERNMVSGVLSLADRNVRSVMTPRADISWVDLNDDPDAVREQLLDTPHGIFPVCRGSLDEVVGVARAKDLLGHLLRHGKIDESGGLRAPIYVPESTTVIRLIDTLRGARGQLALVNDEHGTLTGVVTPIDVLEAIAGEFPDEDETLEIQQTAADTWTVSGSADLHLLEQALQTHGLLSDDDSYTSVAGFLLACFGGLPSPGQTWVHDGCEFEVTDVDAQRIRTVIVRRLPATESAN; translated from the coding sequence ATGATCGTTGAACTGCTCACCGACCCCGCCGCCTGGATCGGTCTCCTGACGCTCGTCGTCCTGGAGATCGTGCTGGGCATCGACAACCTGATCTTCATCGCGATCCTCGCCGAGAAGCTGCCGCCGCACCTGCGCGACCGCGCGCGGCGGCTGGGCCTGGGCCTGGCGCTGTTCATGCGGCTGGGGCTGCTGTCGGTGGTGTCGTGGCTGGTCACGCTGACCACGCCGCTCTTCACCGTGTTCGGCCAGGGCTTCTCGGGGCGCGACCTCATCCTGCTGATCGGCGGCCTGTTCCTGCTGTTCAAGGCCACGTCGGAGCTGCACGAGCGGCTCGAGGGCGTGACGCACACGGCCAGCGGCTCGACCGCCTATGCGAGCTTCGGCCTGGTGGTGACGCAGATCGTGGTGCTCGACGCGGTGTTCTCGCTCGACGCGGTCATCACCGCCGTGGGCATGGTCGACCACCTGCCGGTGATGATGGCGGCGGTGATCATCTCCATCGGCATCATGCTGTGGGCGTCGAAGCCGCTCACGCGTTTCGTCAACGCGCACCCGACGGTGGTGGTGCTGTGCCTGAGCTTCCTGCTGATGATCGGCCTGAGCCTGGTGGCCGAGGGCCTGGGCTTCCATATTCCGAAGGGCTACCTGTACGGCGCCATCGGCTTCTCCGTGATGATCGAGACGCTGAACCAGTGGGCCAAGCGCAATGCGCTCAAGCACGAGGCGCGCCGCCCGCTGCGCGACCGCACGGCCGAATCCATCCTGCGGCTGCTGGGCGGCCGCGGCCCGGGTGAGCCTGTGCCCGCCGGCGCCACCGCCGACGGCGAAGCGCCGCTGCCCGAGCCCGCATTCGCGATCGAGGAGCGCAACATGGTCAGCGGCGTGCTGTCGCTGGCCGATCGCAACGTGCGCTCGGTGATGACGCCGCGCGCCGACATCTCCTGGGTCGACCTGAACGACGACCCGGACGCGGTGCGCGAGCAGCTGCTCGACACGCCGCACGGCATCTTCCCGGTGTGTCGCGGCTCGCTCGACGAAGTGGTCGGCGTGGCGCGCGCGAAAGACCTGCTGGGCCACCTGCTGCGGCACGGAAAGATCGACGAGAGCGGCGGCCTGCGCGCGCCGATCTACGTGCCGGAGTCGACCACGGTGATCCGCCTCATCGACACGCTGCGCGGCGCGCGCGGGCAGCTCGCGCTGGTCAACGACGAGCACGGCACGCTGACCGGCGTGGTCACGCCCATCGACGTGCTCGAGGCCATCGCGGGCGAGTTTCCCGACGAAGACGAAACGCTGGAAATCCAGCAGACCGCCGCCGACACCTGGACCGTGTCCGGCAGCGCCGACCTGCACCTGCTGGAGCAGGCATTGCAGACGCACGGCCTGCTGAGCGACGACGACAGCTACACCTCGGTCGCCGGCTTCCTGCTCGCGTGCTTCGGCGGCCTGCCGTCGCCGGGCCAGACCTGGGTGCACGACGGCTGCGAGTTCGAAGTGACGGACGTCGACGCGCAGCGCATCCGCACGGTGATCGTGCGGCGCCTGCCTGCGACAGAATCGGCGAACTGA
- a CDS encoding glycosyltransferase family 2 protein → MISSSTARHSRAGAGISSDMAAPAGTPGAPEPLAQSGVPDAPAADARSISCVIPCYNEAANLRLMLPLLEDILWATRLRWEIIVVDDGSTDDTAAVAEAWCELAGFRCVSLSRNFGKEAALTAGLAAATGDAVVLLDGDLQHSPELIHAMLAQWTAGAEVVYAVRQERSDESRFKQFGSKLFYNLVNSSDRFEVPKDAGDFRLMDRKVVDALMSMPERSRFMKGLYAWVGFRAVALPYTPAPRAEGTTKFNARRLVGLAIDGLTAFTTWPLRMVSVVGLLLAVPAFGYGTYVTIDHLLFGNSVSGWTTIVVSLMFFIGIQMISTGIVGEYIARIYEEVKGRPLYVVRREHGKGLESRTGKP, encoded by the coding sequence ATGATCTCATCGTCCACCGCAAGACATTCGCGCGCCGGCGCCGGCATTTCCTCCGACATGGCCGCCCCCGCCGGCACACCCGGTGCCCCCGAGCCGCTGGCCCAATCCGGCGTGCCTGACGCGCCCGCCGCCGACGCGCGCAGCATCTCGTGCGTCATCCCCTGCTACAACGAGGCCGCCAACCTGCGCCTCATGCTGCCGCTGCTCGAGGACATCCTGTGGGCCACGCGGCTGCGCTGGGAAATCATCGTGGTCGACGACGGCAGCACCGACGACACCGCCGCCGTGGCCGAGGCCTGGTGCGAGCTGGCGGGCTTTCGCTGCGTTTCGCTGTCGCGCAACTTCGGCAAGGAAGCCGCCCTCACCGCCGGCCTTGCCGCTGCCACCGGCGACGCCGTGGTGCTGCTCGACGGCGACCTGCAGCATTCGCCCGAGCTGATCCACGCGATGCTGGCCCAGTGGACGGCCGGCGCAGAGGTGGTGTACGCGGTGCGCCAGGAGCGCAGCGACGAAAGCCGCTTCAAGCAGTTCGGCAGCAAGCTCTTCTACAACCTCGTCAATTCGTCGGACCGCTTCGAGGTGCCGAAGGACGCGGGCGACTTCCGCCTGATGGACCGCAAGGTGGTCGACGCGCTCATGAGCATGCCCGAGCGCAGCCGCTTCATGAAGGGCCTGTACGCCTGGGTCGGCTTCCGCGCCGTGGCGCTGCCCTACACGCCCGCGCCGCGCGCCGAAGGCACCACCAAGTTCAACGCGCGCCGCCTGGTCGGCCTGGCCATCGACGGCCTCACCGCCTTCACCACCTGGCCGCTGCGCATGGTGAGCGTCGTGGGCCTGCTGCTCGCGGTGCCGGCCTTCGGCTACGGCACCTACGTGACCATCGACCACCTGCTGTTCGGCAATTCCGTGTCCGGCTGGACCACCATCGTCGTGAGCCTGATGTTCTTCATCGGCATCCAGATGATTTCCACCGGCATCGTGGGCGAGTACATCGCCCGCATCTACGAGGAGGTCAAGGGCCGTCCGCTGTACGTGGTCCGGCGCGAACACGGCAAGGGACTCGAGTCCCGGACCGGGAAGCCATGA
- a CDS encoding ArnT family glycosyltransferase yields the protein MSRPSSAWWNSPRPLWLIAALFAWLLATAWVRPLMAPDEGRYGGVALAMLHSGDWLVPRLDGLPFFHKPPLFYWIGAAAMSLTGPTEWAARLPSIIGAGVAAAALFLFLRRWSTAWQALLSTVVLVTTPFFFLGAQFANLDMLVAGCISATVLLGAGAALARERDEPWRALLAGAYLMAAAGLLAKGLIGLVLPGAVLVLWCAATRKTVVLKLALWLPGWAVLLAVAGPWFVAMQLKYPEFFDYFVITQHFRRFASSGFNNEHPFWFYIPVLAVLTLPWFAWVFVPRGKNGEARSRLSDVDWLMWIWLVVIVAFFSMPRSKLVGYVLPALPPLAYLVAQRVLAGRVVEKMLPRMRATAVAAAVLCVACVGAVAIYSVPPGTRLRLPAGQVVAPGDQVMMLDSYYYEIPFYWNLRSPVLISDDWKAAATDTRDNWRKEIYDASRFEPARADATLVNRTELAPVLCVPHTTWLVGPIASQLSNPWLGKAQVVALNESIAAWRFPGSATSDPGCLGTAAAAASTTTAPSPSAPVPKTNGND from the coding sequence ATGAGCAGGCCCAGCTCTGCCTGGTGGAACTCGCCCCGACCCCTCTGGCTCATTGCCGCGCTGTTCGCGTGGCTGCTCGCGACCGCATGGGTGCGGCCGCTGATGGCTCCCGACGAAGGGCGCTACGGCGGCGTGGCGCTCGCGATGCTGCATTCCGGCGACTGGCTGGTGCCTCGGCTCGACGGCCTGCCGTTCTTCCACAAGCCGCCGCTGTTCTACTGGATCGGCGCGGCGGCGATGTCCCTGACCGGCCCGACCGAATGGGCGGCGCGGCTGCCTTCGATCATCGGCGCGGGTGTGGCGGCGGCGGCGCTGTTCCTGTTCCTGCGGCGCTGGTCGACAGCATGGCAGGCGCTGCTGTCGACCGTGGTGCTGGTGACGACGCCCTTCTTCTTTCTGGGTGCGCAGTTCGCCAACCTCGACATGCTGGTGGCCGGGTGCATCTCGGCCACGGTGCTGCTGGGCGCCGGCGCGGCGCTGGCCCGGGAGCGCGACGAGCCCTGGCGCGCGCTGCTCGCGGGCGCCTACCTGATGGCCGCGGCCGGGCTGCTGGCCAAGGGGCTGATCGGCCTGGTGCTGCCCGGCGCGGTGCTGGTGCTGTGGTGCGCGGCAACGCGCAAGACCGTGGTGCTCAAGCTCGCGCTCTGGCTGCCGGGGTGGGCGGTGCTGCTGGCGGTGGCGGGTCCGTGGTTCGTCGCGATGCAGCTGAAGTACCCCGAGTTCTTCGACTACTTCGTCATCACGCAGCACTTCCGGCGCTTCGCTTCGTCGGGCTTCAATAACGAGCACCCGTTCTGGTTCTACATACCGGTGCTGGCGGTGCTCACGCTGCCGTGGTTCGCTTGGGTGTTCGTGCCGCGCGGCAAGAACGGCGAGGCCCGCTCGCGGCTGTCGGATGTCGACTGGCTCATGTGGATCTGGCTGGTGGTGATCGTGGCCTTCTTCTCGATGCCGCGATCCAAGCTGGTCGGCTACGTGCTGCCCGCGCTGCCGCCGCTGGCCTACCTGGTCGCGCAGCGCGTGCTGGCCGGCCGCGTCGTCGAGAAGATGCTGCCCAGGATGCGCGCCACGGCCGTGGCCGCCGCCGTGCTGTGCGTGGCGTGCGTGGGCGCGGTCGCGATCTACTCGGTGCCGCCGGGCACCCGGCTGCGGCTGCCCGCGGGTCAGGTGGTCGCGCCCGGCGACCAGGTGATGATGCTCGACAGCTACTACTACGAGATCCCGTTCTACTGGAACCTGCGCTCGCCGGTGCTCATCTCGGACGACTGGAAGGCCGCCGCCACCGACACCCGCGACAACTGGCGCAAGGAGATCTACGACGCGAGCCGCTTCGAGCCCGCGCGCGCCGACGCCACGCTGGTCAATCGCACGGAGCTAGCGCCCGTGCTGTGCGTGCCGCACACCACCTGGCTGGTCGGGCCGATCGCCTCGCAGCTGTCGAACCCCTGGCTGGGCAAGGCGCAGGTGGTGGCGCTCAACGAAAGCATCGCCGCCTGGCGCTTTCCGGGCAGCGCCACGAGCGACCCGGGCTGCCTGGGCACCGCCGCGGCCGCCGCTTCCACGACCACCGCACCCTCTCCTTCCGCGCCCGTGCCCAAGACGAATGGCAATGACTGA
- a CDS encoding xanthine dehydrogenase family protein molybdopterin-binding subunit, whose protein sequence is MSAAAGISRRAALQAGGLALAFTWVGGGKAFAAISARQQPADAAAALADGNPAFAPNAFIRIDADGGVRLVMPMVEMGQAIYTGSAMLLAEELGVELDQVRVEHSPPNEALYGMPLLGGQITGGSTSTRGTYAVLREAGAVARTLLVGAAAAQWSVDPTSCTVARGVVSHPASNRQLGFGALAAAAAKLPMPAKVALKEPKDFKLIGLPLRRVDSASKVDGSTQFGIDVRVPGMKVATVKASPTLGGVLASVDDKAARAIPGVLDVLRIKDAVAVVGEHFWAAKRGLDALKIQWTPGQNATLTTQQLRSALADALAKDKAIVGKETGKRPEGTLVQATYDLPMLAHATMEPLNTTVHVRPDGCEIWVGTQVPARCVSVAAKITGLAADKVVLHNQYLGGGFGRRLETDSVEQAVAFARQVPYPLKVVWTREEDIRHDIVRPMYHDDISAVVDGDGQILWFGDRISGGTVLGRWAPAFMGKDGMDGDLIECVAEPCYDLPNLKVEWVRHDMPSGLNVGWWRGVGPTHNLFVLESFIDELAQRAKKDPVAYRRAMLKKNPRTLAVLDLAADKIGWGKGALPPRVGRGVAVGDPFGSRVCAMVEVEVTPQGEVRLRRAVVALDCGIAVNASSIEAQIQGGLLFGLSAALFSEITLREGAIEQSNFHDYRMLRINESPPVEVHTVRSSEAPGGLGEVGTAIAAPALANAIFAATGVRLRALPVNRALLVQDKEALKKKIADAGYAAPDERSAA, encoded by the coding sequence GTGAGCGCCGCCGCCGGGATCAGCCGGCGCGCCGCCCTGCAGGCCGGCGGCCTGGCGCTGGCCTTCACCTGGGTCGGCGGCGGCAAGGCCTTCGCGGCCATCAGTGCCCGCCAGCAACCCGCGGATGCGGCTGCCGCGCTCGCGGACGGCAACCCGGCCTTCGCGCCGAACGCCTTCATCCGCATCGACGCCGACGGCGGCGTGCGCCTGGTGATGCCGATGGTCGAGATGGGCCAGGCCATCTACACCGGCTCCGCGATGCTGCTGGCCGAGGAACTCGGCGTCGAGCTCGACCAGGTGCGCGTGGAGCATTCGCCGCCCAACGAAGCGCTCTACGGCATGCCGCTGCTCGGCGGCCAGATCACCGGCGGCTCGACCAGCACGCGCGGCACCTACGCCGTGCTGCGCGAGGCCGGTGCCGTCGCGCGCACGCTGCTGGTCGGCGCCGCTGCCGCGCAGTGGAGCGTCGACCCCACGAGCTGCACGGTCGCGCGCGGCGTGGTGAGCCATCCGGCTTCGAACCGGCAGCTCGGCTTCGGCGCGCTTGCGGCGGCGGCGGCGAAGCTGCCGATGCCGGCCAAGGTGGCGCTGAAGGAGCCCAAGGACTTCAAGCTCATCGGCCTGCCGCTGCGGCGCGTCGATTCGGCCAGCAAGGTCGACGGCAGCACGCAGTTCGGCATCGACGTGCGCGTGCCGGGCATGAAGGTGGCGACGGTCAAGGCCAGCCCCACGCTCGGCGGCGTGCTGGCTTCGGTGGACGACAAGGCCGCGCGCGCGATTCCCGGCGTGCTCGACGTGTTGCGCATCAAGGACGCGGTGGCCGTGGTGGGCGAGCATTTCTGGGCCGCGAAGCGGGGCCTCGATGCGCTGAAGATCCAGTGGACGCCGGGCCAGAACGCCACGCTCACGACGCAGCAGCTGCGCTCGGCGCTGGCCGATGCGCTCGCGAAAGACAAGGCGATCGTCGGCAAGGAAACCGGCAAGCGGCCCGAGGGCACGCTGGTGCAGGCCACCTACGACCTGCCGATGCTGGCGCACGCGACCATGGAGCCGCTCAACACCACGGTGCATGTGCGGCCCGACGGGTGCGAGATCTGGGTCGGCACGCAGGTGCCGGCGCGCTGCGTGAGCGTGGCCGCAAAAATCACCGGGCTGGCCGCGGACAAGGTCGTGCTGCACAACCAGTACCTGGGCGGCGGCTTCGGCCGGCGGCTGGAGACCGACTCGGTCGAGCAGGCCGTGGCCTTCGCCAGGCAGGTGCCGTATCCGCTCAAGGTGGTGTGGACGCGCGAGGAAGACATCCGCCACGACATCGTGCGGCCGATGTATCACGACGACATCTCGGCCGTGGTCGACGGCGACGGGCAGATCCTGTGGTTCGGCGACCGCATCTCGGGCGGCACCGTGCTGGGCCGCTGGGCCCCGGCCTTCATGGGCAAGGACGGCATGGACGGCGACCTGATCGAATGCGTCGCCGAGCCCTGCTACGACCTGCCGAACCTCAAGGTGGAGTGGGTGCGGCACGACATGCCCAGCGGCCTGAACGTCGGCTGGTGGCGCGGCGTGGGGCCGACGCACAACCTCTTCGTGCTGGAGAGCTTCATCGACGAACTGGCGCAGCGCGCGAAGAAGGACCCGGTGGCCTACCGGCGCGCGATGCTGAAGAAGAACCCGCGCACGCTCGCGGTGCTCGACCTTGCCGCCGACAAGATCGGCTGGGGCAAGGGCGCGCTGCCGCCGCGCGTGGGGCGCGGCGTGGCCGTGGGCGACCCGTTCGGCAGCCGCGTGTGCGCCATGGTCGAGGTCGAGGTCACGCCGCAGGGCGAGGTGCGGCTGCGGCGCGCGGTGGTCGCGCTCGACTGCGGCATTGCGGTGAACGCGAGTTCCATCGAGGCGCAGATCCAGGGCGGGCTGCTGTTCGGCCTCAGCGCCGCGCTGTTCAGCGAGATCACGCTGCGCGAGGGCGCCATCGAGCAGAGCAACTTCCACGACTACCGGATGCTGCGCATCAACGAGTCGCCGCCGGTCGAGGTCCACACCGTCAGGAGCAGCGAAGCGCCCGGCGGGCTCGGCGAAGTCGGCACCGCCATTGCCGCGCCGGCGCTGGCCAATGCGATCTTCGCGGCCACCGGCGTGCGCCTGCGCGCGTTGCCCGTGAACCGCGCGCTGCTGGTCCAGGACAAGGAGGCGCTGAAGAAGAAGATCGCCGATGCCGGGTATGCGGCGCCTGACGAAAGGAGCGCGGCATGA
- a CDS encoding flavin reductase family protein — translation MNASHRLSVPLDKAYRLLNHGPTVLVSAAHGGQRNIMAAAWAMPLDFAPPKVAVVLDKSTWTRVLLEGAGSFALQVPTRAQLDLTEALGNSSGREIVEQSGHDKFAAYGLQTFAGTATDAPLLEGCAAWLECRLLPEPHIQQSYDLFLGEVIAAQADSRVFANGRWNFDGHDELRTLHHVAGGHFIVDGEAVDARPLPPVRS, via the coding sequence ATGAACGCCTCCCACCGCCTGTCCGTTCCCCTCGACAAGGCCTACCGCCTGCTGAACCACGGCCCCACCGTGCTGGTGAGCGCGGCGCACGGCGGCCAGCGCAACATCATGGCCGCGGCCTGGGCCATGCCGCTGGACTTCGCGCCGCCCAAGGTGGCTGTGGTGCTCGACAAGAGCACCTGGACGCGCGTGCTGCTCGAAGGCGCCGGCAGCTTCGCGCTGCAGGTGCCCACGCGCGCGCAACTCGACCTGACGGAGGCACTGGGCAACAGCTCGGGCCGTGAGATCGTCGAGCAGTCGGGGCACGACAAGTTCGCCGCCTACGGCCTGCAGACCTTCGCGGGCACAGCCACCGATGCGCCACTGCTCGAAGGCTGCGCCGCATGGCTCGAATGCCGACTGCTGCCCGAGCCGCACATCCAGCAGAGCTACGACCTGTTCCTGGGCGAGGTGATCGCCGCGCAAGCCGATTCGCGCGTTTTCGCCAACGGGCGCTGGAACTTCGACGGGCACGACGAACTGCGCACGCTGCACCATGTGGCGGGCGGCCACTTCATCGTCGACGGCGAGGCGGTCGATGCACGGCCGCTGCCGCCGGTTCGTTCCTAG
- a CDS encoding c-type cytochrome, whose translation MKRLFKFLVAVFVVGAALYFFLNRADKSEGEAPVLAGAPADAALLVRGEYLTKAADCIACHTVPGKGEPFAGGLPFVLPFGTIYSSNITADPATGIGNWSDEQFVRAVHDGVRADGQRLYPAFPYTAYTALSRKDVLAIKAYLFSLPQVKQPNREADLGFPFNQRWAMGFWNAAFFKSRRFEADPSQPPAWNQGKYLATALGHCAECHTPRNFAFALETSNNLAGESVQGWRAYNITSDVKNGIGAWSDAEIAAYLTTGHADGRGSASGPMGEAVEHSLQHLKAEDTAALVSYLRTVPAKAGKEPIEIDAKAPWAVAASAAAPAANTAEGHEQGLRLFAAACASCHQWNGQGQQTNYASLLGTRGVNDPGGMNVTQMILRGVKMRVRDNEVYMPAFDKAYTDTEVAALANYVIAQFGNKQGTVTPEFVAKQRAQ comes from the coding sequence ATGAAGCGACTCTTCAAGTTCCTGGTGGCGGTGTTCGTGGTGGGCGCGGCGCTGTATTTCTTTCTCAACCGCGCCGACAAGTCCGAGGGCGAGGCGCCCGTGCTGGCCGGTGCGCCGGCCGATGCGGCGCTGCTGGTGCGCGGCGAATACCTCACCAAGGCCGCCGACTGCATCGCGTGCCACACGGTGCCAGGCAAGGGCGAGCCCTTTGCGGGCGGGCTGCCTTTCGTGCTGCCCTTCGGCACCATCTACTCGTCGAACATCACGGCCGACCCGGCCACCGGCATCGGCAACTGGAGCGACGAGCAGTTCGTGCGCGCCGTGCACGACGGCGTGCGCGCCGACGGGCAGCGCCTGTACCCGGCGTTCCCGTACACCGCGTACACCGCGCTGAGCCGCAAGGACGTGCTCGCGATCAAGGCTTATCTCTTCAGCCTGCCCCAGGTGAAGCAGCCGAACCGCGAGGCCGACCTGGGCTTTCCGTTCAACCAGCGCTGGGCCATGGGCTTCTGGAACGCGGCCTTCTTCAAGAGCCGCCGCTTCGAGGCCGATCCGTCGCAGCCGCCCGCGTGGAACCAGGGCAAGTACCTGGCCACCGCGCTGGGTCATTGCGCGGAGTGCCACACGCCGCGCAACTTCGCCTTCGCGCTGGAGACGAGCAACAACCTGGCGGGTGAATCGGTCCAGGGCTGGCGTGCCTACAACATCACGTCGGACGTGAAGAACGGCATCGGCGCATGGAGCGACGCGGAGATTGCCGCGTACCTCACCACGGGGCACGCCGATGGCCGGGGCTCGGCATCGGGGCCGATGGGCGAGGCGGTGGAGCACAGCCTGCAGCACCTGAAGGCGGAAGACACCGCGGCGCTGGTGAGCTACCTGCGCACGGTGCCCGCGAAGGCCGGCAAGGAGCCGATCGAGATCGACGCGAAGGCGCCCTGGGCCGTGGCCGCGAGCGCGGCGGCGCCGGCGGCCAACACGGCCGAAGGGCATGAGCAAGGCCTCAGGCTCTTCGCCGCGGCATGCGCCAGTTGCCACCAGTGGAACGGGCAAGGGCAGCAGACGAATTACGCGTCGCTGCTGGGAACGCGCGGCGTGAACGACCCGGGCGGCATGAACGTCACGCAGATGATCTTGCGGGGCGTGAAGATGCGCGTGCGCGACAACGAGGTCTACATGCCCGCGTTCGACAAGGCATACACCGACACCGAAGTCGCGGCCCTCGCGAACTACGTCATCGCGCAGTTCGGGAACAAGCAGGGGACGGTGACGCCGGAGTTCGTGGCGAAGCAGCGCGCGCAATGA
- a CDS encoding (2Fe-2S)-binding protein, with translation MIDININGQSVVVNAPDDMPLLWALRDIVGLTGTKFGCGIAQCGACTVHLDGQPVRSCVLPVGAIGKKAVTTIEAVSQTPAGQRIQKAWLDVDVVQCGYCQSGQIMSAAALIQRTPDPSDADIDLAMSGNVCRCCTYSRIRAAIKQAATGKPEVLQSVVTMPARSAS, from the coding sequence ATGATTGATATCAATATCAACGGCCAGTCCGTTGTCGTCAACGCTCCCGACGACATGCCCTTGCTCTGGGCATTGCGCGACATCGTCGGGCTCACCGGAACCAAGTTCGGTTGCGGCATCGCGCAGTGCGGTGCCTGCACCGTGCACCTCGACGGCCAGCCCGTGCGCTCGTGCGTGCTGCCTGTCGGCGCGATCGGCAAGAAGGCCGTCACCACCATCGAGGCCGTCTCGCAGACCCCGGCCGGCCAGCGCATCCAGAAGGCCTGGCTCGACGTCGACGTGGTGCAGTGCGGCTACTGCCAATCGGGGCAGATCATGTCCGCCGCGGCGCTGATACAGCGCACGCCCGACCCGAGCGACGCCGACATCGACCTCGCCATGTCGGGCAACGTCTGTCGATGCTGTACCTACTCGCGCATCCGGGCGGCCATCAAACAGGCCGCGACAGGCAAGCCCGAGGTGCTGCAGTCGGTGGTGACGATGCCGGCCAGGAGCGCATCGTGA
- a CDS encoding ChbG/HpnK family deacetylase produces the protein MTDTSGPPGPTLRHLCVCADDFGMSTGVNAAVLDLAELGKISATSGMVRRGAWATGARALRRLDPARLDVGLHLDLTRPETPDGPEPGLAGLIARTYSRTVFSPVLYADIRDQFTRFEDAMGRPPAYVDGHRHVHQFPVVRELLVDEILRRYPTSPPWVRYTAPGSRRGPDRLKARVIHALGGAGLAALATKHGIPVSRRLLGVYDFTGDIQSYERHLAEWLAACRTGDVLMCHPSTSIQPGDPHGAARMREYAVLRVLSLQGHGQAGEIAITPLSQVLRHGELVHA, from the coding sequence ATGACTGACACTTCCGGCCCTCCGGGGCCGACGTTGCGCCACCTCTGCGTGTGCGCGGACGATTTCGGCATGAGCACCGGCGTCAACGCCGCCGTGCTCGACCTGGCCGAACTCGGCAAGATCTCCGCGACCAGCGGCATGGTGCGGCGCGGGGCGTGGGCCACGGGCGCGCGGGCGCTGCGCCGGCTCGACCCCGCGCGGCTGGACGTGGGCCTGCACCTGGACCTCACCCGCCCAGAAACGCCGGACGGCCCCGAACCCGGCCTGGCGGGGCTGATCGCGCGCACCTACTCGCGCACCGTGTTCTCGCCCGTGCTCTACGCCGACATCCGCGACCAGTTCACCCGCTTCGAAGACGCCATGGGCCGCCCGCCCGCGTACGTCGACGGCCACCGGCACGTGCACCAGTTCCCGGTGGTGCGCGAACTGCTGGTCGACGAAATCCTGCGCCGCTACCCGACGTCCCCGCCGTGGGTGCGCTACACCGCACCGGGCAGCCGCCGCGGCCCCGACCGGCTGAAGGCCCGCGTGATCCATGCACTGGGCGGCGCGGGGCTGGCGGCGCTCGCCACGAAGCACGGCATTCCGGTGAGCCGGCGCCTGCTGGGCGTGTACGACTTCACCGGCGACATTCAGAGCTATGAGCGGCACCTGGCCGAGTGGCTCGCGGCCTGCCGCACGGGCGACGTGCTGATGTGCCATCCGTCGACCAGCATCCAGCCCGGCGACCCGCACGGCGCAGCGCGCATGCGCGAATACGCGGTGCTGCGCGTGCTTTCGCTGCAGGGGCACGGGCAGGCCGGCGAGATCGCGATCACGCCGCTGTCGCAGGTCTTGCGGCACGGCGAACTCGTACATGCGTAG